In a single window of the Pongo abelii isolate AG06213 chromosome 1, NHGRI_mPonAbe1-v2.0_pri, whole genome shotgun sequence genome:
- the GBP3 gene encoding guanylate-binding protein 3 isoform X1, producing MPWTLAPEIHMTGPMCLIENTNGELVVNPEALKILSAITQPVVVVAIVGLYRTGKSYLMNKLAGKNKGFSLGSTVKSHTKGIWMWCVPHPKKPEHTLVLLDTEGLGDVKKGDNQNDSWIFALAVLLSSTLVYNSMGTINQQAMDQLYYVTELTHRIRSKSSPDENENEDSADFVSFFPDFVWTLRDFSLDLEADGQPLTADEYLEYSLKLTQGTSEKDKNFNLPRLCIQKFFPKKKCFVFDLPIHCKKLAQLEKLHDEELDPEFVQQVADFCSYIFSNSKTKTLSGGIKVNGPRLESLVLTYIDTISRGDLPCMENAVLALAQIENSAAVQKAIAHYDQQMGQKVQLPAETLQELLDLHRVSEREATEVFMKNSFKDVDHLFQKKLAAQLEKKRDDFCKQNQEASSDHCSALLQVIFSPLEEEVKAGIYSKPGGYCLFIQKLQDLEKKYYEEPRKGIQAEEILQTYLKSKESVTDAILQTDQILTEKEKEIEVERVKAESAQASAKMVEEMQIKYQQMMEEKEKSYQEHVKQLTEKMERERAQLLEEQEKTLTSKFQEQARLLKERCQGESTQLQNEIQKLQKTLKKKTKRYMSHKLKI from the exons ATGCCCTGGACATTGGCTCCAGAGATCCACATGACAGGCCCAATGTGCCTCATTGAGAACACTAACGGGGAACTGGTGGTGAATCCAGAAGCTCTGAAGATCCTGTCTGCCATTACAcagcctgtggtggtggtggcaattGTGGGCCTCTACCGCACAGGAAAATCCTACCTGATGAACAAGCTGGCTGGGAAGAATAAGG GCTTCTCTCTGGGTTCCACAGTGAAATCTCACACCAAAGGAATCTGGATGTGGTGTGTGCCTCACCCCAAGAAGCCAGAACACACCTTAGTCCTGCTTGACACTGAGGGCCTGGGAGATGTAAAGAAG GGTGACAACCAGAATGACTCCTGGATCTTCGCCCTCGCCGTCCTCCTGAGCAGCACCCTCGTGTACAATAGCATGGGAACCATCAACCAGCAGGCTATGGACCAACTGTA CTATGTGACAGAGCTGACACATCGAATCCGATCAAAATCCTCACCTGATGAGAATGAGAATGAGGATTCAGCTGACTTTGTGAGCTTCTTCCCAGACTTTGTGTGGACACTGAGAGATTTCTCCCTGGACTTAGAAGCAGATGGACAACCCCTCACAGCAGATGAGTACCTGGAGTATTCCCTGAAGCTAACACAAG GTACcagtgaaaaagataaaaattttaatctgCCCCGACTCTGTATCCAGAAGTTCTTcccaaagaaaaaatgttttgtctTCGATCTGCCCATTCACTGCAAGAAGCTTGCCCAGCTCGAGAAACTACATGATGAAGAGCTTGACCCTGAATTTGTGCAACAAGTAGCAGACTTCTGTTCCTACATCTTCAGCAATTCCAAAACTAAAACTCTTTCAGGAGGCATCAAGGTCAATGGGCCTC GTCTAGAAAGCCTGGTGCTGACCTATATCGATACTATCAGCAGAGGGGATCTGCCCTGCATGGAGAACGCAGTCCTGGCATTGGCCCAGATAGAGAACTCAGCTGCAGTGCAAAAAGCCATTGCCCACTATGACCAGCAGATGGGCCAGAAGGTGCAGCTGCCCGCAGAAACCCTCCAGGAGCTACTGGACCTGCACAGGGTTAGTGAGAGGGAGGCCACTGAAGTATTTATGAAGAACTCTTTCAAGGACGTGGACCAtctgtttcaaaagaaattaGCG GCCCAGCTAGAAAAAAAGCGGGATGACTTTTGTAAACAGAATCAAGAAGCATCATCAGATCATTGCTCAGCTTTACTTCAGGTCATTTTCAGTCCTCTAGAAGAAGAAGTGAAGGCGGGAATTTATTCGAAACCAGGGGGCTATTGTCTCTTTATTCAGAAGCTACAAGACCTGGAGAAAAAGTACTATGAGGAACCGAGGAAGGGGATACAG GCTGAAGAGATTCTGCAGACATACTTGAAATCCAAGGAGTCTGTGACTGATGCAATTCTACAGACAGACCAAATtctcacagaaaaggaaaaggagattgAAG tgGAACGTGTAAAAGCTGAATCTGCACAGGCTTCAGCAAAAATGGTGgaggaaatgcaaataaagtatCAGCAGAtgatggaagagaaagagaagagttaTCAGGAACATGTGAAACAATTGACTGAGaagatggagagggagagggcccAGTTGCTAGAAGAGCAAGAGAAGACCCTCACTAGTAAATTTCAG GAACAGGCCCGACTACTAAAGGAGAGATGCCAAGGTGAAAGTACCCAACTTCAAAATGAGATACAAAAGCTACAgaagaccctgaaaaaaaaaaccaagagatATATGTCCCATAAGCTAAAGATCTAA
- the GBP3 gene encoding guanylate-binding protein 3 isoform X2: protein MPWTLAPEIHMTGPMCLIENTNGELVVNPEALKILSAITQPVVVVAIVGLYRTGKSYLMNKLAGKNKGFSLGSTVKSHTKGIWMWCVPHPKKPEHTLVLLDTEGLGDVKKGDNQNDSWIFALAVLLSSTLVYNSMGTINQQAMDQLYYVTELTHRIRSKSSPDENENEDSADFVSFFPDFVWTLRDFSLDLEADGQPLTADEYLEYSLKLTQGTSEKDKNFNLPRLCIQKFFPKKKCFVFDLPIHCKKLAQLEKLHDEELDPEFVQQVADFCSYIFSNSKTKTLSGGIKVNGPRLESLVLTYIDTISRGDLPCMENAVLALAQIENSAAVQKAIAHYDQQMGQKVQLPAETLQELLDLHRVSEREATEVFMKNSFKDVDHLFQKKLAAQLEKKRDDFCKQNQEASSDHCSALLQVIFSPLEEEVKAGIYSKPGGYCLFIQKLQDLEKKYYEEPRKGIQAEEILQTYLKSKESVTDAILQTDQILTEKEKEIEVERVKAESAQASAKMVEEMQIKYQQMMEEKEKSYQEHVKQLTEKMERERAQLLEEQEKTLTSKFQMEMPLHS from the exons ATGCCCTGGACATTGGCTCCAGAGATCCACATGACAGGCCCAATGTGCCTCATTGAGAACACTAACGGGGAACTGGTGGTGAATCCAGAAGCTCTGAAGATCCTGTCTGCCATTACAcagcctgtggtggtggtggcaattGTGGGCCTCTACCGCACAGGAAAATCCTACCTGATGAACAAGCTGGCTGGGAAGAATAAGG GCTTCTCTCTGGGTTCCACAGTGAAATCTCACACCAAAGGAATCTGGATGTGGTGTGTGCCTCACCCCAAGAAGCCAGAACACACCTTAGTCCTGCTTGACACTGAGGGCCTGGGAGATGTAAAGAAG GGTGACAACCAGAATGACTCCTGGATCTTCGCCCTCGCCGTCCTCCTGAGCAGCACCCTCGTGTACAATAGCATGGGAACCATCAACCAGCAGGCTATGGACCAACTGTA CTATGTGACAGAGCTGACACATCGAATCCGATCAAAATCCTCACCTGATGAGAATGAGAATGAGGATTCAGCTGACTTTGTGAGCTTCTTCCCAGACTTTGTGTGGACACTGAGAGATTTCTCCCTGGACTTAGAAGCAGATGGACAACCCCTCACAGCAGATGAGTACCTGGAGTATTCCCTGAAGCTAACACAAG GTACcagtgaaaaagataaaaattttaatctgCCCCGACTCTGTATCCAGAAGTTCTTcccaaagaaaaaatgttttgtctTCGATCTGCCCATTCACTGCAAGAAGCTTGCCCAGCTCGAGAAACTACATGATGAAGAGCTTGACCCTGAATTTGTGCAACAAGTAGCAGACTTCTGTTCCTACATCTTCAGCAATTCCAAAACTAAAACTCTTTCAGGAGGCATCAAGGTCAATGGGCCTC GTCTAGAAAGCCTGGTGCTGACCTATATCGATACTATCAGCAGAGGGGATCTGCCCTGCATGGAGAACGCAGTCCTGGCATTGGCCCAGATAGAGAACTCAGCTGCAGTGCAAAAAGCCATTGCCCACTATGACCAGCAGATGGGCCAGAAGGTGCAGCTGCCCGCAGAAACCCTCCAGGAGCTACTGGACCTGCACAGGGTTAGTGAGAGGGAGGCCACTGAAGTATTTATGAAGAACTCTTTCAAGGACGTGGACCAtctgtttcaaaagaaattaGCG GCCCAGCTAGAAAAAAAGCGGGATGACTTTTGTAAACAGAATCAAGAAGCATCATCAGATCATTGCTCAGCTTTACTTCAGGTCATTTTCAGTCCTCTAGAAGAAGAAGTGAAGGCGGGAATTTATTCGAAACCAGGGGGCTATTGTCTCTTTATTCAGAAGCTACAAGACCTGGAGAAAAAGTACTATGAGGAACCGAGGAAGGGGATACAG GCTGAAGAGATTCTGCAGACATACTTGAAATCCAAGGAGTCTGTGACTGATGCAATTCTACAGACAGACCAAATtctcacagaaaaggaaaaggagattgAAG tgGAACGTGTAAAAGCTGAATCTGCACAGGCTTCAGCAAAAATGGTGgaggaaatgcaaataaagtatCAGCAGAtgatggaagagaaagagaagagttaTCAGGAACATGTGAAACAATTGACTGAGaagatggagagggagagggcccAGTTGCTAGAAGAGCAAGAGAAGACCCTCACTAGTAAATTTCAG